The following are encoded together in the Vigna angularis cultivar LongXiaoDou No.4 chromosome 9, ASM1680809v1, whole genome shotgun sequence genome:
- the LOC108323324 gene encoding chaperonin CPN60-like 2, mitochondrial, translating to MYRLARKVASSSIASPSAKNLVYGRLLSSRNFVSKDINFGVGARAAILQGVTQVADAVKVTMGPKGRNVIIDRSRGNPRITKDGVTVAKSIKFKDKEKNIGADLVKQVAKATNTAAGDGTTCATVLTQAILTEGCKSIAAGVNVMDLRNGINKAVDAVITDLKSRALMISTPEEITQVGTISANGERDIGELIARAMEKVGKEGVITVVDGNTLDNELEVVEGMKLTRGYISPYFITDQKTRKCELENPFILIHDKKISDMNSLLKILELAVTKKRPLLVVAEDVESDALAMLILNKHHAGLKVCAIKAPGFGDSRRANLDDLATLTGGEVITEERGLSLDKVQSEMLGTARKVTVTIDDTIVLHGGGDKKAIEERCEQLRTAMESSSAVFDKEKAQERLSKLSGGVAVFKVGGASEAEVGERKDRVTDALNATRAAVEEGIVPGGGVALLYATKALDNLQTKNEDEKRGVQIIQNALKAPTSTIASNAGFDGALIHSKLLEQDDHNLGFDAAKGVYVDMVKAGIIDPLKVVRTALVDAASVSLLLTTTEAAVVDNPHDKNKPPSRVPDMDDLDL from the exons ATGTATCGATTAGCTAGAAAAGTAGCTTCTTCTTCCATTGCTTCTCCCTCCGCTAAGAACCTC GTATATGGTAGGTTGTTGTCGAGCAGAAATTTTGTGAGCAAAGATATCAACTTTGGGGTTGGGGCTCGTGCTGCAATCCTCCAAGGTGTAACTCAGGTTGCTGATGCTGTGAAAGTAACCATGGGACCCAAG GGTCGCAATGTGATAATTGATAGAAGCCGTGGGAATCCCAGGATCACGAAGGATGGTGTGACTGTGGCTAAAAGTATCAAATttaaagacaaagaaaaaaatatcggTGCTGATCTTGTCAAGCAGGTGGCCAAGGCTACCAACACTGCTGCTGGAGACG GTACAACTTGTGCAACTGTTTTGACTCAGGCAATACTCACAGAAGGATGCAAATCAATTGCTGCTGGCGTGAATGTTATGGACTTACGTAATGGAATAAATAAGGCAGTTGATGCTGTAATTACTGACTTGAAAAGCAGAGCATTGATGATAAGCACACCAGAAGAGATAACCCAG GTTGGAACTATATCTGCAAACGGGGAGCGCGATATTGGAGAATTGATAGCAAGGGCAATGGAGAAAGTTGGGAAGGAGGGAGTCATTACTGTTGTT gaTGGGAATACTTTGGATAACGAGTTGGAAGTGGTGGAAGGAATGAAGTTAACCAGAGGCTACATATCTCCTTATTTTATTACTGACCAGAAGACCCGCAAATGT GAATTGGAGAACCCCTTTATTCTTATCCATGACAAGAAAATTTCAGACATGAATTCACTGCTGAAAATACTGGAGCTTGCAGTAACG AAAAAAAGACCACTCCTAGTTGTTGCTGAAGATGTAGAGAGTGATGCACTAGCTATGCTCATACTCAACAAGCATCATGCTGGGCTTAAG GTTTGTGCCATAAAAGCTCCTGGTTTTGGGGACAGTAGAAGGGCAAATCTAGATGATCTTGCAACTCTTACCGGAGGAGAG GTGATCACAGAAGAGCGTGGTTTGTCCCTTGATAAAGTCCAATCAGAAATGCTTGGCACTGCAAGAAAG GTTACTGTCACCATTGATGACACTATTGTTCTACATGGTGGTGGGGATAAGAAGGCCATTGAAGAGAGATGTGAACAA CTACGGACGGCTATGGAAAGTAGTTCTGCCgtgtttgataaagaaaaagcaCAGGAACGACTATCGAAACTATCTGGTGGTGTAGCTGTTTTCAAA GTTGGAGGGGCTAGTGAGGCCGAGGTTGGGGAAAGGAAAGATAGAGTAACAGATGCTTTAAATGCCACTAGAGCAGCTGTGGAAGAGGGAATTGTTCCAG GTGGTGGAGTCGCTCTCTTATATGCTACCAAAGCCTTGGATAACCTTCAAACTAAAAATGAGGATGAGAAAAGAGGAGTACAGATTATTCAGAATGCACTCAAG GCGCCTACATCTACAATAGCTTCCAATGCTGGTTTTGATGGTGCTTTGATCCACAGTAAATTGTTGGAACAAGATGATCATAATTTAGGTTTTGATGCCGCCAAAG GTGTCTATGTTGATATGGTAAAGGCTGGAATAATAGATCCTCTTAAGGTCGTTAGAACAGCTTTGGTAGATGCAGCCAG TGTTTCATTGCTACTGACAACAACCGAGGCAGCTGTGGTGGATAATCCGCATGACAAAAATAAACCTCCTAGTCGAGTGCCAGATATGGATGATTTGGACCTCTAA